The following are from one region of the Pelagibius sp. CAU 1746 genome:
- a CDS encoding glutathione binding-like protein: MTIELYSWATPNGHKVHIMLEELTLPYNVHAINIGAGDQFDPEFLKISPNNKMPAIVDPEGPEGKPISVFESGAILIYLAEKTGRLLPAGARARYAALQWLMWQMGGLGPMLGQAHHFRQYAPEQIDYAVERYTNEANRLYGVLDKRLGEARFLAGDEFSIADIAAWPWTRFPERQGVERADYPNFQRWFEEIAERPAVKRGVEVLADQRTEGFDSKARDVLFGATQYARH; encoded by the coding sequence ATGACCATCGAACTTTATTCTTGGGCGACGCCGAATGGCCACAAGGTGCATATCATGCTGGAGGAGCTGACACTGCCTTACAACGTGCATGCCATCAATATCGGAGCTGGCGACCAGTTCGATCCGGAGTTCCTTAAAATCAGCCCCAACAACAAGATGCCGGCGATCGTCGATCCCGAGGGGCCGGAGGGTAAGCCGATCTCTGTCTTCGAAAGCGGCGCCATCCTCATCTATCTTGCGGAAAAGACCGGCCGGCTGTTGCCGGCAGGCGCCCGGGCCCGCTATGCGGCGCTGCAGTGGCTGATGTGGCAGATGGGCGGCCTGGGCCCGATGCTGGGTCAGGCGCATCATTTTCGTCAGTATGCGCCAGAGCAGATCGATTATGCGGTTGAGCGCTATACCAATGAGGCGAACCGACTGTACGGCGTTCTGGACAAGCGCCTGGGCGAAGCGCGTTTCCTGGCCGGCGATGAATTCTCCATCGCCGACATCGCGGCCTGGCCCTGGACACGTTTTCCCGAACGCCAAGGTGTCGAAAGGGCCGATTACCCGAACTTCCAGCGCTGGTTCGAAGAAATCGCCGAGCGCCCAGCAGTCAAGCGCGGTGTCGAAGTGCTGGCTGACCAGCGCACCGAGGGGTTCGATTCCAAAGCCAGGGATGTCCTTTTCGGGGCCACGCAGTACGCCCGGCATTAG
- a CDS encoding glutathione S-transferase N-terminal domain-containing protein encodes MAIELYTWSTPNGRKASIALEEMGLDYNVHPINIGQGDQFAPEFLKISPNNRIPALVDPAGPDGKPIALFESGAILIYLSEKTGLFMPEDARARYTALQWLMWQMGGFGPMLGQAHHFRRFAKEQVPYAIERYTNETRRLYGVLDKRLTEAEYLAGGDYSIADMATYPWAARHEWHGIALEDFPAVNRWFDAVGSRPAVEKGMAVPG; translated from the coding sequence GTGGCCATTGAACTGTATACTTGGAGTACGCCGAACGGCCGCAAGGCTTCGATCGCTTTGGAGGAGATGGGTTTGGACTACAACGTCCATCCGATCAACATTGGCCAAGGGGACCAATTCGCCCCGGAATTCCTGAAAATCAGCCCGAACAACCGAATTCCGGCGCTTGTCGATCCGGCGGGTCCGGACGGCAAGCCGATTGCCCTCTTCGAGAGTGGCGCCATCCTCATCTATCTGTCGGAGAAAACCGGTCTGTTCATGCCAGAGGATGCGCGGGCGCGCTATACGGCCCTGCAGTGGCTGATGTGGCAGATGGGCGGCTTCGGGCCCATGCTGGGGCAGGCACACCATTTCCGGCGCTTCGCCAAGGAGCAGGTTCCCTACGCGATCGAGCGCTACACGAACGAGACCAGGCGCCTCTACGGTGTTTTGGACAAGCGCCTGACCGAAGCCGAATACCTGGCTGGCGGGGACTACTCCATCGCCGACATGGCCACCTATCCCTGGGCGGCCCGCCATGAATGGCATGGAATCGCCCTGGAAGATTTCCCCGCCGTGAATCGATGGTTCGACGCCGTCGGATCGCGGCCGGCTGTGGAGAAGGGAATGGCGGTTCCCGGCTGA
- a CDS encoding helix-turn-helix domain-containing protein, with protein sequence MEKRWFQDRLRQLGKTQRGLAKHMGLDPSRITEILNQSRSIKIEEAVEMAEYLETSLADVVSKLGAFVNREAKASSLVVGYVGAGETVYSVDDHEKGSGLYKIEAPQGEGGGVCVVVRGNSMSPRFRDGEHLGYSREEGLDPAKCYGRECVVQTKDGRQLVKIVEPGNAVGQVTLVSVNSSTPIEQNVPIEWVAPVTWVKLRPRG encoded by the coding sequence ATGGAAAAACGATGGTTTCAAGATCGCCTGCGTCAGCTCGGCAAGACCCAACGTGGCCTTGCCAAGCACATGGGGCTCGACCCCTCGCGCATCACGGAGATCCTCAATCAAAGCCGCAGCATCAAGATCGAGGAAGCGGTGGAAATGGCCGAGTACCTGGAGACCTCGCTGGCAGACGTGGTGTCCAAGCTTGGCGCTTTCGTGAACCGGGAAGCCAAGGCGTCCAGCTTGGTCGTCGGCTACGTCGGCGCCGGGGAAACCGTTTACTCCGTCGACGATCACGAAAAAGGGTCCGGCCTATACAAGATCGAGGCCCCGCAGGGAGAAGGTGGCGGCGTCTGCGTTGTGGTCAGGGGCAACTCGATGTCGCCGCGCTTCCGCGACGGCGAGCACCTCGGCTATTCCCGCGAAGAAGGACTCGATCCGGCAAAATGCTACGGACGTGAATGCGTGGTGCAGACCAAGGACGGCCGTCAGCTCGTGAAGATCGTCGAGCCCGGCAACGCCGTGGGCCAGGTCACGCTGGTTTCCGTCAACTCGTCGACCCCAATCGAACAGAATGTGCCCATCGAGTGGGTCGCGCCCGTAACCTGGGTGAAGCTGCGTCCTCGCGGTTAG
- a CDS encoding DUF6362 family protein, with amino-acid sequence MSEAPAVEEARERLRIEAAVTEGLRLARDAGHAEPALRDAVWELLLEAADTLRRLPNREQGWLTAAARAHWPDYVRNTAEEFAGAVGRAGREAVPALRPTPARAEAIDRMDAVLLWFPLAAGANARRDVSILFGLACGLKVSVMRQRFGCGRRTVYDVRDRGIARICNWLRSRSEFCRKLG; translated from the coding sequence ATGTCTGAAGCGCCGGCGGTTGAGGAGGCACGGGAGAGGCTGCGCATCGAGGCAGCGGTGACCGAAGGACTGCGCCTGGCGCGTGATGCCGGACACGCGGAGCCGGCCTTGCGCGACGCCGTTTGGGAGCTGTTGCTGGAGGCTGCCGACACCCTGCGGCGGCTGCCCAACCGGGAGCAGGGCTGGCTGACCGCGGCGGCGCGGGCTCACTGGCCCGACTACGTCCGCAACACGGCAGAAGAGTTCGCCGGCGCGGTTGGTCGTGCCGGCCGCGAGGCGGTGCCGGCCTTGCGTCCGACGCCGGCTAGGGCGGAAGCCATCGACCGAATGGACGCGGTTTTGCTGTGGTTCCCGTTGGCAGCGGGCGCCAATGCGCGGCGCGACGTATCAATCCTTTTCGGACTGGCCTGCGGGCTCAAGGTATCGGTAATGAGGCAACGCTTCGGCTGCGGGCGGCGCACGGTCTATGACGTGCGCGACCGAGGTATCGCCAGGATCTGCAACTGGCTGCGCAGCCGCAGTGAATTTTGCCGCAAGCTCGGCTAA
- the hspQ gene encoding heat shock protein HspQ, whose product MRTAKFQIGEIVRHRFFPFRGVIFDVDPTFSNTEEWWEAIPEAIRPNKDQPFYHLLAENEETSYVAYVSEQNLVIDETGTAVGHPQIEEFFEGIEDGRYVPRQLQPN is encoded by the coding sequence ATGCGAACGGCAAAGTTCCAAATTGGCGAAATCGTGCGCCATCGCTTCTTTCCGTTCCGCGGCGTGATTTTCGACGTCGACCCCACGTTCTCGAATACCGAGGAGTGGTGGGAGGCGATTCCGGAAGCGATCCGGCCCAATAAAGATCAGCCGTTCTACCACTTGCTGGCGGAGAACGAGGAAACCTCTTACGTTGCCTATGTCTCCGAGCAGAACCTCGTGATCGACGAGACCGGGACGGCGGTGGGCCACCCGCAAATCGAAGAGTTCTTCGAAGGGATCGAAGACGGCCGCTACGTTCCCAGGCAACTGCAGCCGAATTGA
- a CDS encoding TadE/TadG family type IV pilus assembly protein, producing the protein MFELAMVVRVGLACLTRIACGLREREITSSVWRRLRPTFGPLLRDERGNALIEFAFVAPPFLLLLIGTLEVSVMFFTSAVIEGATKEAARQIRTGNIQATADPLAAFRGQLCDSLFGVIDCNQVVFNVRTFSSFAAVSMPIELDQDGEIVNTAFTPGGSSEVTVVRAMYRWRFMTPLIDRVMPSGLAGHLLISTAAFQNEPYNVN; encoded by the coding sequence ATGTTTGAGCTTGCAATGGTTGTAAGGGTGGGGCTCGCCTGCCTGACACGTATCGCGTGCGGCCTGCGCGAGCGCGAGATCACGTCGTCGGTCTGGAGGCGCTTGCGCCCGACGTTCGGCCCGCTGCTGCGCGATGAGCGGGGCAATGCGCTGATCGAATTCGCATTCGTGGCGCCGCCCTTCCTGCTGTTGCTGATCGGCACGCTGGAAGTCTCGGTGATGTTTTTCACCAGCGCCGTCATCGAGGGGGCGACCAAGGAGGCGGCGCGTCAGATCCGTACCGGGAACATCCAGGCCACCGCCGACCCGCTGGCGGCCTTTCGTGGTCAGCTCTGCGACTCCCTCTTCGGCGTCATCGATTGCAACCAGGTCGTTTTCAATGTGCGGACCTTCTCCAGCTTCGCGGCTGTCTCGATGCCGATCGAACTGGATCAAGACGGCGAGATCGTGAATACGGCCTTCACGCCCGGCGGAAGCAGCGAGGTCACAGTCGTGCGCGCCATGTACCGCTGGCGTTTCATGACGCCGCTGATCGACAGGGTAATGCCCTCCGGCTTGGCCGGGCATCTTCTCATTTCTACCGCAGCATTCCAGAACGAGCCCTACAACGTGAACTGA
- a CDS encoding TadE/TadG family type IV pilus assembly protein, with protein sequence MELGRKIWRDERGTAVLEFGFLLPILLVLFIGVVEATNLLRLDRKVVASAQTAADLITQRREVNNAQLDDILRAAELIFEPFPAAPHSVGIAAVIYDPDTGNPTLDWTKSKNGGTVPNALALAAGLGGPGEGVVVVRVSYDYTPMFFDFVMSATTIEETAVLRPRRSSVVEGPGS encoded by the coding sequence ATGGAACTCGGCAGAAAAATCTGGCGCGACGAGCGCGGCACCGCAGTGCTGGAATTCGGTTTCCTGCTGCCGATCCTGCTGGTGTTGTTCATTGGCGTGGTGGAGGCAACCAACCTTTTGCGTCTGGACCGCAAGGTGGTGGCCTCGGCTCAAACCGCAGCGGACCTGATAACGCAGCGGCGCGAGGTCAACAATGCGCAGCTCGACGACATCCTGAGAGCGGCCGAATTGATCTTCGAGCCTTTCCCCGCCGCCCCCCATAGCGTGGGGATCGCTGCGGTCATCTACGATCCAGATACGGGTAATCCGACCCTGGATTGGACCAAGAGCAAGAACGGCGGCACCGTCCCGAATGCTCTGGCCTTGGCTGCCGGTCTCGGCGGCCCCGGAGAAGGCGTCGTCGTGGTTCGCGTGAGCTACGACTACACCCCCATGTTCTTCGATTTTGTCATGAGCGCCACCACCATCGAAGAGACGGCTGTTCTGCGGCCCCGGCGCAGCTCCGTCGTCGAAGGGCCGGGAAGCTGA